In the genome of Zobellia nedashkovskayae, the window CCTGGCAGAATACTAAATTTATTAAAATCTATTTGAAGGGAACCGTTACCCAGCTTATCTACACCACGTATGAGATATTGATAAAGTATAACCTCTTCTAACTGCTCGTGTTCCGGGATGAGATATATTCTAGCACACTTAGTCGTATTAAAAAACTTGACTTCGCGCTGTATTGTCTTGTGGCCTATATGCCGAATTTGAATGACATCTGTGGCATGTACCGCTTCAATTTCAAAATAACCTTCTGGATTGGTTATCGTACCTCGTGTTCCATTTTTTACGGTAACATAGGGCAAAGCTTCATTACTTTGAACATCTAACAGATAGCCGCAAAGCTTTAATCGTTTTTTTTTGATGGAAATAATACTGTCCGATACCAACACAAAATCTAAGTTACTTTGCGTTTTTAAATGATCTATGGTCTGCTCTAAAGACAGCTTAGTATCTGGAGGTATAACTTGAAGTTCATCTACTAAGGCAGAGGCATAATTGAACTGCACGCCAAAACGTTCCTGCAATTCAACTAAAATACTTGGTAGCGAAGTTGTACTCTGTACTTCCTGTGCGGTAATAGTATAATTGTTGAATGCAAGTACAAAGTAAAGTAAAATTAAAAGTCTCTTATTCACTTGTACTTAAACGCACAGTATTGGGCTTTATTACCTCATATTCTAGACTAAGAGGCTCGCTAATAGCCATAAGCGCATTTTCTAAATTATCATGTACAAAAGCACCTGTAAAAAGTTGATTTACATCTACACTTTCTAGCGTGATTTTTATATCATATTGTCTTTCTAGCTCAGCAAGTACTTCCGAAACGGGAATACGCTGAAAAGCACTTGAATTCTTTGTCCACTGTGGTTCTTTTTGAGTGTGCTGACCAGTTACCAAAACACCTTTGTACCATTTAAGGTTATCGCCTACTTTAAGGATTTCTGTTTTGTTATCCGTAACCACACGAACAGTTCCTTCAAAACAAGCCACCTCAAAGAAGTCGCCTCTTTGCTTTACATTAAACTCGGTTCCCATTACGGTTACCGTACCTTTTGAGGTTACAACATCAAACTTGGCTCCTTTTGCTACATCAAAAAAGGCTTCCCCTTGTAATTTAATCTCTCTTTTATCCTCCCAGTTTTTTTCATTGTAACTAACTTCTGAAAGCGCGTTAAGCACTACACGAGAGGAATCTGGCAATTCAATGGTCGTTTTTTCGGCAACCATAGTATGTACCTCTGTCATTACATTCATAAAAAGGAAGTAATACACACCCAGCCCAAGCATAAGAACACTTGCTATTTTAAGCATAGGGTTTAGCCATTGTAACTTTTTAACAGGAACTTCCGGGGCTTTTATGCGCTTTTTAAAACTTTCAAAATTTGGCATTTCAGAAAAACCAGAAGCTTTAAACTTAGAAGCATTTGCTACTATATCCTTATGAAACGGAGTATCCTCCAAAGCTTCAAAAGCAATGCGTTCTTCTTCAGTTAAATCATCTGATAGCCATTTTTCTATCAAGCTCTTCTTATTCATGGTATGACTCATTTTATATAAAACAACCGAGACCTAAATTCTCCTGACTATTTTATCTTAAAATCATGTAATTCTTTTTTCAATTGGTCAAAAGCCGAGTAAATACGGTACTCTACAACCTTTCTGGTGACCCCTAACATTTGTGCAATTTCTTCGTGCTTCTTCCCTTCTGCCTTATTTAGCATAAAAGCGGTACGCTGTTCTTCCGTTAATTTAGCCAATGCAGTTTGGTACTTTTTGTAGTACTGCTCCTGTTCCAATATATATTCTGGATTCTCATTCGTATACCCCTTTGGGGCTACACTTTGATATTTCAAAACTACCTTTTGGTGTTTTGTTTCGTTCAACATCATATTGTTGGCTACTGTGAATAAAAATGATTTTGCTTTATCTGGAGTTACTTTGCCGCAATTCTCCCATAGCTTAACAAATGCATCCTGTGCCTTGTCTCCGGGATTTAGTCTATCCCCATATTTATAATAAAGAAAGTCGTGAAGGTTCTTTGCATATTTGGTGTATAGACTACCAAATACAGTTTCTTCACATACGTTTTCATGGAGGTTTCTCTTCAAAATAATCTTGTTAGACACATAAACAGAGGGCGAAAAAAAATTTTTTAAGAAATTTTCAGGAGTTTTACACGTTTAGTTGTTTCATTACTATACGGCACCCATAAAATAGCCTTGTTATGAAAAAGACTAACGGTTTTATAAGTATTTTATTACTTACTGTTTTAATGCTGATCTCTTCCTGTAGGCAAGAGGAATATGCCTATGTGGGTACGCCGCCGGAGCAATCGCTATCTCTTGGGTCCACTGTTGTAAGTTTACTACAAGGCACCACCTCCAATGATGGTTCTTTAGATAACCTAATTGACCAAGCTAGTTGCTTTTCCGTACAACTACCCGTTTCCGTAATCGTTAATGGAACTCAAATTTTAGTAGAGGACCAAAAAGATTATGAGGTAATAGAACTCATTTTTGATGAATATGAAGATGATGAAGACACTTTAGAAATTATCTTCCCTATAACTATTATAATGTATGATTTTTCTACAAATGTTGTTTTGAATGCTGAGGAATTAAGTGTATTTAGAGATGGTTGCCCAGAAGAAAATGAAGCGGATGATGATATTGAATGTGTAGATATTCTATACCCAATTACGGCATCTATTTTCAATTCAAACAGCGAAATTATAGATACGATTTCTTTTATGGACGATATGTCCTTCAATAGCTTTTTAAACAATTTAACGGACGATGATTTCGTAAGCCTAAACTTTCCTATAACTCTGTTATTACATGATGGCACCTCTGTTGAAGTAAATAACCTAGTGGCATTGGAAAATGTTATAGAAGAGAATAAAGATGCTTGTGATGAAGACGATGACAATGATTTTAATGATGATGATTGTATTGACTGTACCACAACTGAATTCTTAGAAGTATGGGCAGAATGCTCCAATTGGGAAGCACACCTTGTTGAGATTGACGGAGAGTCACGTGCCCTTGAGTACTCCTCATATGTCTTTACCTTCCACCAAGATGGTTCAGTTTTAGCTGTTTCCGATACGGAGACTATAGTTGGGACTTGGGTTTCTAGTAGCGCCAATGATAAGGTCTTTATAACAATAACTGTTCCTGGTCTAGATGATATTAATGGCCTATGGGAGCTTCAAGAAATAAAACGCACACTATTGGATACTGATGTTAGACTGATAGCAGGAGAAAACAAAGTCCATTTTAGAAGTATTTGTTTACCGGACATTCCTGTGATTGATCCTATAGACCCTATTGTTGACCCTGTCATTGATATTGTAGAATCATTAACGACTGGTGTTTGGGGCGTTTCCAACTACTTAGTAGATGGTGTCAATGAACTTCCTCTCTTGGGTGGTAATGTGCTTACTTTTGATGAAGATGGAGGTGTTGTAGGAAGTGGCTTATTACCATTAAGCGGTACATGGGTTGTTAATGAAGATAATACTGAGATGACCTTGGATTTTGGTTTACTTCCGCCACTTAATCTGCTTAATGCAGATTGGGAAGTAGTCTCGGTTTCCGAAACTCAAATAGAGCTACAACATGTTGGATTAGCAGGTATTATTACCTCATTAGTACTAACACAATAAGAATTTACTTTAGCCATTATATTTTAATCATGAAAAAGAGGAGCTACTATGTAGCTCCTCTTTTTATTTGAAATCCACTACGTTCAAAGGATTTTTAATAATCCTTTATTCTTTCATACCCATCATTTTCAAAACTGATTTTATAATCCGATTTAAAAAAACTACTGGGTAGATAGTAATCTGTAGTGATTACCTGCGCACCAGAGGCCATGGCTTTTTCAAACCTACTGTAATCATTTGTTCTTGCTTCTTTGGTATCTGCATCTGCTCGCGTACGAACCATATATCCTAAAGCAACGAGGTTTTTGATCTTCTCAAAATCCGCTACCGGATCGTTTATAATCCTAAAAGCTGAATTTGGATTTCCTTCTTCTTTATTTACGAATAATACCGCTCCTTTTGAATTTGAAAAATTGGATAAGTAGGCATCCGTTTTTTCGTCTCCCTCATCCAGAACAAATAAAAACTTGCTTTTCACCTTGGTCAATTCTGGCCAACCTTTATCTAAAATCGCTTTCTCTAAAGTATCATAATCGCCCTTTATAAAATCAGGGGTAATTAAGTTTTCTTCAGAAAATATGTCTCGTATTTCTGTATTCAAATTTTGTAAAGCCTGAGCATCAAACGGCAACGGTTTTCTTGTCTCTGGCACTTCACTATCCTTGGTATTGATGGTGATGATAATTGGCGTGTGCCCCAAATTAGCATTGGACCACGCTTTTAATTCCATCAAGGCCTCTTTAAAGAGTAATTGGTGGCTTCTAAAATCTACTTCCTGAACGTGAAATATTTTAAGACCTGGTGTTTTCAACTTTTGTTCCACATCAAAAGGTCTTGGTTCCAGTCCCATAGATTTTATGATTTCCAAACCTTTGGGGTTTGAAAAATGACCTCCTTCTGGATCATGAAAAACATCGAGCTCCAAATTACGAAGTCCTAAATCTAATTGCGCGGATAGGGGAATATGGTCATATTCCAAACTACTTAATTTAGGTTCCTTTTTCAGCAAATACTCAAATAACGGTTTCTCAATTGCCACCTTATAGCTATTGTGGCTTCCAATAATTTGAATAGCATTCAATCTAGTTTCTTCTTGGCTTTTTTTGTTCTCTGGATTATTAAAAAATAACACAGATGTAATCAGTACCATTAAGGTGTAAGCTATTTTCATAAGGCAGAGATTAGCGCGTAATTTAACTCTTTTAATTTATGGTTTACCAGTATCCGTTTATCCATCCAAGAATCTTCGTCTTAGTTAAAACTAGGCCTTACCATTCAAAGCCTTCCATTCTTCAAAACTAGTTCTGTATGCTTCATTTGTTAGTGGATAAAGCCCTACTATGGATGTTCCGCTTTCAACTTCGCCCATAACGTATTCTTCAAAAAGTGTCATTGTAGTACATTCATCCGCAACTTCATCTGCAATGCCTGCCGGTATGACCATAATACCATCATCATCACCCACAATAAAATCACCTGGAAATACAGCCACATCTCCACAACCAATAGGTTCGTTGATAGCAATAGCCTGGTGCAGGGTTAAATTAGTAGGTGCCGTAGGCCTGTTGTGATAAGATGCAAAATTAAGATCGGCAATTTCAGCAGAATCACGGAAACCACCATCAGTGACAATACCCTCTACCCCACGCACCATTAAACGCGTAGCCAATATAGACCCTGCAGAAGCGGCACGGGCATCTTTTCTACTATCTATGACCATAACATATCCTTTTGGACATTCTTCTACAGCAACGCGCTGTAAATGCTTTGGATCTCTAAACACCTCTATAGGATTCAAATCTTCCCGAGCAGGAATATAACGTAACGTATAGGCCTTACCTACCATGGTGGGCTTGCCCGTTTTTAACGGCTTAACATCCTGAATAAATTGATTTTTTAGGCCTTTTTTAAATAGACAAGTGGCTATAGTTGCCGTGCTGACCTTTCTTAATTTTTCTGTTGTGGTTGCTCCTTTTGCTGTCATGCTGTGCTTCAGTTTTTTTTATTATTCCGCTTTGTTCCAAGTATCTTTTAGGAAGGTCAAATCTTTTTTCATTTTGGAAAAAACCTCCTCCTTATCCATGGTAATTTCCGTAGCGCCATGCTCGGCACCGCCAAGGTCATATTCTAAATGTAAAGATATAGGTACGTTAATTTTGTATTTTTTAAGCAATGAAAAGTAACGTTCAAAATCTATCATTCCCTCTCCTAGAGGTGTATTTATTGGTTTCCACTTGCCTTCTTCCATTCCCCATTTAAAGTCTTTAATAACAATACTTCTTATATAGGGTGCTATATATCGTAGATCCAATTCCCAGCTCATACCGCCTTCCACTACAGCGTGCCGTATGTCATACTGACTACCCAAATGTTTGCTTTCCGGAGATGGTAATATAGGAGGCAAATCCCAAATAGGCGCCCCCACATGATTACCTGCGTGATTCTGGTAACAACCCACTAAACCTAATTCTTTATTGGCTGTTTCCAGTTCTTTAAAAAGTTCACGATACTTTTCCTGACTTTCCTGAATACTTAGCTCTTCTGGATAGGTAAGCCATCCGGTCCTGTAATGTGTTATGCCTAATTTACTAGCCGTTTCCAACACCTGCTTGTCCACATCTTCTTTTGCATCCAACACATTGGTGGTCATCATTTTTGACTTTAAACCATATTTCTTCATCGCTTCCATAGCCTTCGGTAAATCACGCTCCACATGCTCTGGCAAAACATGCCCTTTTGGTCTTACCGTTAAATCCAATCCATCAAAACCAATTTCGGCAGCAGCCTTAGCCATATCATCATATTCCAAAAATTGTAAATGTTTAGAGAAAAGATGTACCTGAGGTTCCTCATTGAAAAGGTTAGTAGCTAAGGAAAAAGGGTCTGACATTGATAATAATGGAACTGCCAACACTGCAGAGCTAGATTTCTTAATGAAATTTCTGCGACTGACTTGAGCTTTGTAAATGGCCATAATCTGGTAGTTTTTTAAACGGTTTTAACACTTAATATTTTGTTAATAGTCAAATATAACTATATTTGGTAAACCAATTTGGTAAACCAATTATTTAACAAATGAGTAGAAAAGATAAGTTTACAGTTGTTTTAGTGGGCGTTTGTGGAACCGGTAAAAGTGTTGTTGGGGAGAAGGTAGCTAAAAAATTAGACATTCC includes:
- a CDS encoding FecR family protein; the encoded protein is MNKKSLIEKWLSDDLTEEERIAFEALEDTPFHKDIVANASKFKASGFSEMPNFESFKKRIKAPEVPVKKLQWLNPMLKIASVLMLGLGVYYFLFMNVMTEVHTMVAEKTTIELPDSSRVVLNALSEVSYNEKNWEDKREIKLQGEAFFDVAKGAKFDVVTSKGTVTVMGTEFNVKQRGDFFEVACFEGTVRVVTDNKTEILKVGDNLKWYKGVLVTGQHTQKEPQWTKNSSAFQRIPVSEVLAELERQYDIKITLESVDVNQLFTGAFVHDNLENALMAISEPLSLEYEVIKPNTVRLSTSE
- a CDS encoding RNA polymerase sigma factor; the encoded protein is MKRNLHENVCEETVFGSLYTKYAKNLHDFLYYKYGDRLNPGDKAQDAFVKLWENCGKVTPDKAKSFLFTVANNMMLNETKHQKVVLKYQSVAPKGYTNENPEYILEQEQYYKKYQTALAKLTEEQRTAFMLNKAEGKKHEEIAQMLGVTRKVVEYRIYSAFDQLKKELHDFKIK
- a CDS encoding phosphatidylinositol-specific phospholipase C1-like protein → MKIAYTLMVLITSVLFFNNPENKKSQEETRLNAIQIIGSHNSYKVAIEKPLFEYLLKKEPKLSSLEYDHIPLSAQLDLGLRNLELDVFHDPEGGHFSNPKGLEIIKSMGLEPRPFDVEQKLKTPGLKIFHVQEVDFRSHQLLFKEALMELKAWSNANLGHTPIIITINTKDSEVPETRKPLPFDAQALQNLNTEIRDIFSEENLITPDFIKGDYDTLEKAILDKGWPELTKVKSKFLFVLDEGDEKTDAYLSNFSNSKGAVLFVNKEEGNPNSAFRIINDPVADFEKIKNLVALGYMVRTRADADTKEARTNDYSRFEKAMASGAQVITTDYYLPSSFFKSDYKISFENDGYERIKDY
- a CDS encoding ribonuclease activity regulator RraA, producing the protein MTAKGATTTEKLRKVSTATIATCLFKKGLKNQFIQDVKPLKTGKPTMVGKAYTLRYIPAREDLNPIEVFRDPKHLQRVAVEECPKGYVMVIDSRKDARAASAGSILATRLMVRGVEGIVTDGGFRDSAEIADLNFASYHNRPTAPTNLTLHQAIAINEPIGCGDVAVFPGDFIVGDDDGIMVIPAGIADEVADECTTMTLFEEYVMGEVESGTSIVGLYPLTNEAYRTSFEEWKALNGKA
- a CDS encoding sugar phosphate isomerase/epimerase family protein; the encoded protein is MAIYKAQVSRRNFIKKSSSAVLAVPLLSMSDPFSLATNLFNEEPQVHLFSKHLQFLEYDDMAKAAAEIGFDGLDLTVRPKGHVLPEHVERDLPKAMEAMKKYGLKSKMMTTNVLDAKEDVDKQVLETASKLGITHYRTGWLTYPEELSIQESQEKYRELFKELETANKELGLVGCYQNHAGNHVGAPIWDLPPILPSPESKHLGSQYDIRHAVVEGGMSWELDLRYIAPYIRSIVIKDFKWGMEEGKWKPINTPLGEGMIDFERYFSLLKKYKINVPISLHLEYDLGGAEHGATEITMDKEEVFSKMKKDLTFLKDTWNKAE